The sequence below is a genomic window from Sorangiineae bacterium MSr12523.
GCAGCACCATGGCGAGTGAGCTCGGGAACATGCGCGTCACCGAGCAGATCGACGCCATCACGACCATGGGCGTGAGCCCCGTGCAGTTTCTCGTGGTGCCCCGCGTGGTGGCCACCACCTTGATGCTTCCGCTCTTGGCCATGTGCTTCGGCCTCGCGGGCATGCTCGGCGCCTACGTGGTGGCTGTACTCTGGCAGGGCATCGATCCGGGCATCTTCTTCGACCGGGTCGAGCAATTCGTGCAACCGAGCGACCTGCGGATGCTCGGCACCAAGAGCTGCCTTTTCGGCCTCATCGTGAGCATCATCTGCTGCAAAAAAGGCTTCTTCGCCTCGGGCGGCGCCCGCGGCGTCGGAGAAGCCACTGCGAAGGCCGTCGTCGCGAGCATCGTCGCCATCTTCGCCGCCGACTACGTGCTGACGTCCATCATGACGGAGCTGTGAGTTTTTAACCGCCAGGACGCCAGGGTCGCCAGGGATCAAACCAAAATACCCAAAACGCCCTAATTTTGTTTATTGCCGAAAACCCCTGGCGACCCCGGCGTCCTGGCGGTTCCTTCTTCCGCGGGTTCAACTCAGAGCGAGCATGCGATCGATCGGCGTGCGTGCGGCCGTCAGCAAATGCGCCGGTAGTTCCAGCCGCGGTTGGAGGTCGCGCAGGGCCAAGTAGACTTTTTCCAACGTGTTGCGCTTCATGAAGGGGCACTCGTTGCAGGCGCAATTGGCTACGGGGGGTGCGGGGATGAAGGACTTCTCGGGCGCGGCCTTTTGCATTTGATGCAGGATGCCCGCTTCGGTGGCGACGATGAATTCCTTTTGCGGGGCGGCGATGGCGTGCTTCAGGATGCCGGTGGTCGAGCCGATGTAGTCGGCCATCTTGAGAATCGTGGGCTCGCACTCGGGGTGGGCGAGCACGCGGGCCTCCGGGTGGCGCGTCTTCAGCGCGATGAGCTTTCGCTCGCTGAACGTCTCGTGGACGATGCAGCTGCCCTGCCAAAGAACCATGTTGCGCCCGAGCTTCTTCTCCAGGTACGCACCGAGGTTGCGATCCGGGGCGAAGAGGATCGTCTTGTCCGCGGGGATGTGGTCGACGATCTTCTCGGCGTTGGACGACGTGACGATGTAATCGGAGAGGGCTTTCACCTCGGCCGAGCAATTGATGTAGCTTACAACCACCGAGTCCGGGTACTGCGCCTTCCACGCGGCGAACTTGTCGGGCGGGCAGCCATCGGCCAGCGAACAACCGGCGTCGAGATCCGGCAATACGACAATCTTGTCCGGGTTCAGGATCTTCGCGGTCTCGGCCATGAAGTGCACGCCGGCAAAGCAGATGACATCGGCGTCGGTCTTGGCGGCGGCCTGGGAAAGCTGGAGCGAATCGCCGATGACGTCGGCGACGTCTTGAATATCGGAGTCCTGGTAATAGTGCGCGAGAAGGATGGCGTTGCGCTCCTTCTTCAGACGCGCAACTTCCTCTTCCAAATCGAGGGAAGGATCGATGGGCGCGGGGGACGTCATGCCGGGAATCTAGGCCCGCCCGCGGGCTCAGTAAAGGCGTGGCCTACTGAGCCCGCTCCGCAGCGCTGCTTCCGTGCTCTCAATCCAGGGGCGCGTGCCGGCGCCCCTCTTCCTCGTCGACCCGCGGGGTTTCGCGGCGCACGACCCAGAGGAGCATCGCGGGCAGCGCCGGCAGCGATAGAATCGCGGCGGCGATCAGACCGCCGATGACCACCGTGGCCAGGGGGCGCTGCACCTCGGCGCCGGGACCGGTTGCGATCGCCATGGGCACGAAGCCGATGGCGGCCACCAGTGCCGTGCTGGCGATGGGGCGCAGGGACATCATGGCCGCGTTTTTGACGCGTTCCTCGGGCGGTAGCTCGTTCGATTGCGCGAGCAAGTTGGTGGTCATGACCACGCCCGTCATGACGGACACACCCGAGAGTGCGATGAAGCCGACGCCCGCAGGAATGCTGAACGGAAGCCCTCGCCCCACCAGCGAAATCGCACCGCCCGCGATGGCGAACGGCAGATTGAGCACGGTGACGAGCATGTACTTCACCGACTTGAAGGCCATCACCAGCATCAAGGCAATGACGCCGAGTGCCACCGGGACCAGAAGCGACAGCCGCGTCTTGGCGCGGTTGAAGTTCTGGAACTGGCCGCCCCAGGTCAGCTCGATGCCCTGCGGGATCTTCAGCTGGTCCACCTTGGCCTGCGCCTCGTTCACGAACCCGACGAGGTCGCGCCCGCGGATGTTGGCCTCCACGACCAGACGGCGCTTCATCTGCTCGCGGCTGATCTGCACGACCGTCGATTCTTGCTCGATGTCCGCCACCAGCGACATCGGAACCAGCGAACCGCGCTCGGTGTAAACCGGAAGGCGCGCCAGATCGTACTCGTTTTGAATGTTGTTGCCGCCGATGCGCAGGTTCAAATCGAACACGCGCTCACCCTCGCGCACCTCCGCGATGTTCTCGCCGGCGCGGGTCATGGTCACCGCATCGAGCACCGAGCGCGGTGGCACACCGAGGCGTGCCGCGCGATCGCGCGCGAGCTTGACCTTGATCGACGGCAGACCCGTGGGGATCTCCATCTTCACGTCGGCCGCGCCCGGGACCTGCGAAATGGTGCGGCGAACTTGGTCCGCCGTCTTGCGCATTTCCTCCAGATCGTAGCCGAAGATCTTGATGGCCAAGTCGCTCTTCACGCCGGCGATCAAATCGTTGACGCGCATGTCGATGGGCATGCTGAACGCGTGGATCGTGGCGGGGACGTGTGCGTTCAGCCGCTTGGACATCTCTTCGACGAGGTCCTCGGGCTTCACGCCATGGCGCCATTCCTTCTGCGGCTTGAGAATGACGAAGAGGTCACTCGACTCGGGGCCGGCCGGATCGACGGCTCCCTCGGGACGCCCGATGCGGTTGACGATGGTCTTCACCTCGGGAATGTCCTTCAGACTGCGCTCGGTTTCCGCGCCCAAGTCGATCGCCTGCGTGAGCGAAACGCTGGGTGGCCGGCGTGCGTCGATGGCGAACGAGCCCTCGAAGATCTTCGGCAAGAACTCCGCGCCCAAGGTGCTGCCGAAGCCCAGCATGACGATGCCCACCGCGAAGGCGGCACCGGTGGTGATGAGCGGCCGATGCACCGCGAATTCCACCGCGGGTGCGTAGACCTTGGACAGCTTGCGCGCGAGCCACGGCTCCGAGGGCTCCGGTACGCTGCGGAACAGCGCCGGGGCGATGGCCGGGACGATGACCAACGCGTAGAAGAGCGCGCCCAAGAGCATGAACACCAGCGAGTAAACGACGGGGCGGAACATCTTGCCCTCGACGTCCTCCAAGGTGACCAGCGGGAGGAACACCAAGGTCACGATGATGACGCTGAAGATCACGGGCCGCGCGACCTCCTGCATCGAGTGGATCATCGCGTGCCGCCGTCGCAATCGGTCCTCGGGCGAGCCGAGGTGGGTCATCACGTGCTCGACCACGACGACGGCGCCTTCGACGACGATGCCGAAGTCGACCGCGCCGAGCGACATGACGTTGCCGCCCAGCCCCATCGCCGTGAGGCCGATGAAGGCCATCAGCATGGCGAAGGGAATGGCGCCGGCCACGAGCAAGCCCGCGCGGATGCTGCCCAGGGTGAGCAGCAAGCAGACCACGACGAGCGTGGCGCCCTCCGCGAGGTTCGACATGACCGTCTTGAGCACGCGGTCGATGAACTCCGCGCGATCGTAGTACGGGTCGATGTAGACGCCCTTGGGCAACCGCGGTTTGATCTCCTCCAGCGCTTCTTTCACGCGCTGAACGACCTCGCGGCTGTTTTCGCCTTTGAGCATCCACACGCTGGCGCCGACCACCTCGCCGCGACCGTCGCGGGTCATCGCGCCCTGCCGCAGGGCCGGGCCCGTGTCGACGTTGCCGACCATGCCCACGCGGATGGGCACGTTGTGCTCGTCGGAGCGGATGACGCTGCTCGCGATGTCCTCGAGGCCGCGGAAGCGTGCATCACCGCGCAAAACGATCTGCTCGCCCGCGTGCTCGATGTAACCGCCGCCCGCGAGGGCGTTGTCGCGTTCGAGCGCGCGGCGCACGTCCTCGATGGAGACGTTCTGCGCGGCCAAGCGCGCGGGATCGAGGGTGACCTGGTACTGCTTCACCGAGCCGCCGAAGCCGACCACGTCGATGACGCCGCGAACCTGGCGCAGCCGCGGAGCGATCTGCCACTCCACGATGGTGCGCAGCTCCTCTTCGGCGCGCGCGTCTTCGTGCTCCGTGCGGAGCTCGAACATGTAGATTTCACCGAGACCGGTGGCAATCGGCCCCAGTTCGGGGCGGCCTATGTCCTCTGGGATGACCGCTCGGATCGAACTGAGTCGCTCGTTGACCAAGGCGCGCGCGAAATACACGTCCACATCGTCGCGAAAGACCAAGGTCAGAATGCTGATGCCGAGCTTCGTGATGCTGCGCATCTCCTTGAGGCCCGGCACACCCGCCATGGTGCGCTCGAGGGGCTGCGTGATCTGGAGCTCCACCTCGGTGGCCGACAGCGCGGGGACGCGCGTCACGACCTGCACCTGGATGTTCGTCACATCGGGGACGGCGTCGATCGGCATATGTGTGAAGGCGACACCGCCCGACACGATTCCGATCACGGTGATGAGGCCGACGACCAAAGGATTGGCCGCCGCCCAAGCGATGAGGGCTTTCATTGCTTCGATGCCTCGCCGCGGAGCAGAAACGCCCCATCGACGGCGACGCGCTCTCCCGAATTGACCCCCTCGAGGATTTCCACCAAATCGACCGTGCGCCGGCCGACCTTGACGGGGCGAATCTCGAACGTGCCCGGCTCGCGCTCGACGAAGACGACGTCCTCTTCACCGAGCGGCTGCACCGCGCCGCCTGCGATCATCATATGCCCCGCCGCGTCGGCGGGGATCTGAATCTGCGCGCGCAAAAAGAGTCCCGGCTTGAGTTGCCCATCGGGATTGGGCACCGAAACGCGCGCGCGCACGGAGCGGGTTGCACCGCCGACCTGCGGATCGAGCAGGGTGATCTTGCCTTTGAAGACCTGTCCCGGGTGCGCGTCGATGGACAGCTCGACCTCGGCGCCGATCTTCAGATACGACACGTCGGATTCGTGCACGTCGAGCGTCGCCCAAAGCTCGCGCAGATCGGCCACGACGAAGGCCTTGTCGGCAGGCTGGATGAACGCGCCGAGGTTGACCTTTCGGGCCACCACCACGCCATCGATGGGTGAGGTCAAGGACAGCGTTCCTGCGCCGGCCACCACGTTCTCGTTCTGCGGCACGCCGACGCGAAGGGCGCGCAGTCGCGCCTCCGCCGCGGCCAGGTTGGCCTGCGCTTGATCGGCCTCGCTGCGCGCAACCTCCGCCTCGCGGGCGGTGGTCAATTGCCGCTGCAGAAGCTCGGCCTCGCGTTGCCGGTTCTTCGCCGCCGCCGTGGCGTTGGCTTGCGCCGAGAGAAACTCGGCCTGGGCCGATGCGATGGAGGGAATCACCACCGTGCCGAGCACTTTGCCCTTCTTCACGGCGTCGCCCGCGCGCACGTTGACCGTGGCGACGCGGCCTTCGAGCGGCACGCCGATTTCGGCGTAGTGATCGAAGTTGTAGTCCAGCGTACCGGGCACACGCAGCGTGCGGCTCGGTGCATTCGCGCCGAGCGCCTCCACGCGCACGCCGAGCCGCTTGAGCGACTCGATCTCCAACTTTACCGTGCGCGGTCCCTGGGGGGTGGTCGCGGCGGTGGTTTGCGTCTTCTC
It includes:
- a CDS encoding ABC transporter permease, with product MSEATSQEAGNGEEGAKKGEKPAILAVAFDRTVGPVLDLLDELGATALLASRTFAWMVRPPYRWAQLMGSLEFIGAGSTFIVGLVGVFTGMAFTLSSIVGFRQFSAEGMVGGVVALALARELAPVLAAVVVTARAGSTMASELGNMRVTEQIDAITTMGVSPVQFLVVPRVVATTLMLPLLAMCFGLAGMLGAYVVAVLWQGIDPGIFFDRVEQFVQPSDLRMLGTKSCLFGLIVSIICCKKGFFASGGARGVGEATAKAVVASIVAIFAADYVLTSIMTEL
- the nadA gene encoding quinolinate synthase NadA — its product is MTSPAPIDPSLDLEEEVARLKKERNAILLAHYYQDSDIQDVADVIGDSLQLSQAAAKTDADVICFAGVHFMAETAKILNPDKIVVLPDLDAGCSLADGCPPDKFAAWKAQYPDSVVVSYINCSAEVKALSDYIVTSSNAEKIVDHIPADKTILFAPDRNLGAYLEKKLGRNMVLWQGSCIVHETFSERKLIALKTRHPEARVLAHPECEPTILKMADYIGSTTGILKHAIAAPQKEFIVATEAGILHQMQKAAPEKSFIPAPPVANCACNECPFMKRNTLEKVYLALRDLQPRLELPAHLLTAARTPIDRMLALS
- a CDS encoding CusA/CzcA family heavy metal efflux RND transporter → MKALIAWAAANPLVVGLITVIGIVSGGVAFTHMPIDAVPDVTNIQVQVVTRVPALSATEVELQITQPLERTMAGVPGLKEMRSITKLGISILTLVFRDDVDVYFARALVNERLSSIRAVIPEDIGRPELGPIATGLGEIYMFELRTEHEDARAEEELRTIVEWQIAPRLRQVRGVIDVVGFGGSVKQYQVTLDPARLAAQNVSIEDVRRALERDNALAGGGYIEHAGEQIVLRGDARFRGLEDIASSVIRSDEHNVPIRVGMVGNVDTGPALRQGAMTRDGRGEVVGASVWMLKGENSREVVQRVKEALEEIKPRLPKGVYIDPYYDRAEFIDRVLKTVMSNLAEGATLVVVCLLLTLGSIRAGLLVAGAIPFAMLMAFIGLTAMGLGGNVMSLGAVDFGIVVEGAVVVVEHVMTHLGSPEDRLRRRHAMIHSMQEVARPVIFSVIIVTLVFLPLVTLEDVEGKMFRPVVYSLVFMLLGALFYALVIVPAIAPALFRSVPEPSEPWLARKLSKVYAPAVEFAVHRPLITTGAAFAVGIVMLGFGSTLGAEFLPKIFEGSFAIDARRPPSVSLTQAIDLGAETERSLKDIPEVKTIVNRIGRPEGAVDPAGPESSDLFVILKPQKEWRHGVKPEDLVEEMSKRLNAHVPATIHAFSMPIDMRVNDLIAGVKSDLAIKIFGYDLEEMRKTADQVRRTISQVPGAADVKMEIPTGLPSIKVKLARDRAARLGVPPRSVLDAVTMTRAGENIAEVREGERVFDLNLRIGGNNIQNEYDLARLPVYTERGSLVPMSLVADIEQESTVVQISREQMKRRLVVEANIRGRDLVGFVNEAQAKVDQLKIPQGIELTWGGQFQNFNRAKTRLSLLVPVALGVIALMLVMAFKSVKYMLVTVLNLPFAIAGGAISLVGRGLPFSIPAGVGFIALSGVSVMTGVVMTTNLLAQSNELPPEERVKNAAMMSLRPIASTALVAAIGFVPMAIATGPGAEVQRPLATVVIGGLIAAAILSLPALPAMLLWVVRRETPRVDEEEGRRHAPLD
- a CDS encoding efflux RND transporter periplasmic adaptor subunit; protein product: MRSRNKWTVLFASVTCAAGLVVGAAGCGKSAASEKTQTTAATTPQGPRTVKLEIESLKRLGVRVEALGANAPSRTLRVPGTLDYNFDHYAEIGVPLEGRVATVNVRAGDAVKKGKVLGTVVIPSIASAQAEFLSAQANATAAAKNRQREAELLQRQLTTAREAEVARSEADQAQANLAAAEARLRALRVGVPQNENVVAGAGTLSLTSPIDGVVVARKVNLGAFIQPADKAFVVADLRELWATLDVHESDVSYLKIGAEVELSIDAHPGQVFKGKITLLDPQVGGATRSVRARVSVPNPDGQLKPGLFLRAQIQIPADAAGHMMIAGGAVQPLGEEDVVFVEREPGTFEIRPVKVGRRTVDLVEILEGVNSGERVAVDGAFLLRGEASKQ